One window of Methylococcus sp. EFPC2 genomic DNA carries:
- the thiC gene encoding phosphomethylpyrimidine synthase ThiC has product MSAVPKEFLHEAVTAKRASIQPFAASEKVYVEGSRPDIRVPMRKVSQSDTPSARGPEQNPPVYVYDTSGPYTDPKVIVDLRLGLPALREGWIRERGDTEQLAGPSSQYGHARQNDPALEALRFEHIRSPRRAKAGANVTQMHYARKGIITPEMEFIAIRENQKLDALAEIYQFQHPGESFGAAIPKLITPEFVRDEVARGRAIIPNNINHPESEPMIIGRNFLVKINCNLGNSAVTSSIEEEVEKMLWSIRWGGDTVMDLSTGKNIHETREWIIRNSPVPIGTVPLYQALEKVEGKAEELTWEIFRDTLIEQAEQGVDYFTIHAGIRLPFIPLTAKRTTGIVSRGGSIMAKWCLAHHKESFLYTHFEDICEIMKAYDVAFSLGDGLRPGSIADANDEAQFAELRTLGELTEVAWKHDVQVMIEGPGHVPMHMIKANMDEQLKHCHEAPFYTLGPLTTDIAPGYDHITSAIGAAMIGWYGTAMLCYVTPKEHLGLPNKQDVRDGIIAYKIAAHAADLGKGHPGAQARDNALSKARFEFRWQDQFNLSLDPEKALEFHDETLPQEGAKQAHFCSMCGPHFCSMKITQDVRDYAQGHGLAEAEALKAGMQEKSAEFVNAGAEIYRKA; this is encoded by the coding sequence ATGAGCGCCGTTCCCAAAGAGTTCCTGCACGAGGCCGTCACCGCCAAGCGTGCGTCCATACAGCCGTTCGCTGCATCCGAAAAGGTTTATGTCGAAGGCAGCCGGCCGGACATCCGGGTGCCCATGCGCAAGGTGTCGCAATCCGACACGCCCAGCGCCCGCGGACCCGAGCAAAATCCTCCCGTTTACGTTTATGACACCTCCGGGCCCTACACCGACCCCAAGGTGATCGTCGATCTGCGCCTGGGCCTGCCGGCCTTGCGCGAGGGCTGGATCAGGGAGCGCGGCGATACCGAGCAACTCGCCGGGCCCAGCTCCCAGTACGGCCATGCACGCCAGAACGACCCGGCTTTGGAAGCCCTGCGTTTCGAGCATATCCGCAGCCCCCGCCGGGCCAAGGCGGGCGCCAACGTGACCCAGATGCACTACGCGCGCAAGGGTATCATCACGCCGGAGATGGAATTCATCGCAATCCGCGAGAACCAGAAGCTGGACGCCCTGGCCGAGATCTACCAGTTCCAGCATCCGGGCGAGTCTTTCGGCGCCGCCATCCCCAAGCTCATCACGCCCGAGTTCGTGCGCGACGAGGTGGCGCGGGGCCGGGCCATCATTCCCAACAACATCAACCATCCGGAATCCGAGCCGATGATCATCGGCCGCAATTTCCTGGTGAAGATCAACTGCAACCTGGGTAATTCGGCGGTGACCTCTTCCATCGAGGAGGAAGTGGAAAAGATGCTCTGGTCCATCCGCTGGGGCGGCGACACGGTGATGGATTTGTCGACCGGCAAGAACATCCATGAGACCCGCGAGTGGATCATCCGCAATTCGCCGGTACCGATAGGGACGGTTCCGCTCTACCAGGCCCTGGAAAAGGTGGAGGGCAAGGCCGAGGAGCTGACCTGGGAAATCTTCCGCGACACGCTGATCGAGCAGGCCGAGCAGGGGGTGGACTACTTCACCATCCACGCCGGTATCCGCCTGCCCTTCATCCCGTTGACCGCCAAGCGCACCACCGGCATCGTCTCGCGCGGCGGCTCCATCATGGCGAAATGGTGTCTGGCGCACCACAAGGAAAGTTTCCTCTACACCCATTTTGAGGATATCTGCGAGATCATGAAGGCTTATGACGTGGCCTTCTCCCTGGGCGACGGGCTGCGCCCCGGCTCCATCGCCGATGCCAACGACGAGGCCCAGTTCGCCGAACTGCGCACCCTGGGCGAGCTGACCGAGGTCGCCTGGAAGCACGACGTGCAGGTGATGATAGAAGGCCCCGGCCATGTGCCGATGCACATGATCAAGGCCAACATGGACGAGCAGCTCAAGCACTGCCACGAAGCGCCTTTCTATACCCTGGGACCGCTGACCACCGACATCGCGCCCGGTTACGATCACATCACCTCGGCCATCGGCGCGGCGATGATAGGCTGGTACGGCACCGCGATGCTGTGCTACGTCACGCCCAAGGAGCACTTGGGTCTGCCCAACAAGCAGGACGTGCGCGACGGCATCATCGCCTACAAGATCGCCGCTCACGCGGCCGATCTGGGCAAGGGCCATCCCGGTGCGCAGGCGCGCGACAACGCTTTGTCCAAGGCGCGCTTCGAATTCCGCTGGCAGGATCAGTTCAATCTGTCGCTCGATCCGGAAAAGGCGCTGGAATTCCACGACGAGACGCTGCCGCAGGAAGGCGCCAAGCAGGCCCATTTCTGCTCCATGTGCGGTCCGCATTTCTGTTCCATGAAGATCACTCAGGACGTGCGCGACTATGCCCAGGGGCACGGCTTGGCGGAGGCGGAAGCTCTGAAGGCCGGTATGCAGGAAAAGTCGGCGGAGTTCGTCAACGCCGGCGCCGAGATTTACCGCAAGGCTTAA
- the dnaQ gene encoding DNA polymerase III subunit epsilon: MARQIVLDTETTGLEPEEGHRIIEIGCVEVLNRRLTGSRFHVYLNPDREIDQGAVEVHGLDNAFLADKPHFEDVVGDFLNFVDGAELIIHNAPFDTGFINAELKRQGHPKSLADHCAVLDTLAMARKKHPGQRNSLDALCKRYNVNNAHRELHGALLDAEILAEVYLAMTGGQSALMLEEDAVGSSVDAAATPALFASGPRPALRVIRCGDEDLQAHEKRLDAVAKSSGGRCVWRQAEGGQG; encoded by the coding sequence ATGGCCAGACAAATCGTACTCGACACGGAAACCACCGGCCTGGAGCCGGAGGAAGGCCATCGCATCATCGAAATCGGCTGCGTGGAAGTGCTCAACCGCCGCCTCACCGGCAGTCGCTTCCATGTCTATTTGAACCCCGATCGCGAAATCGATCAGGGTGCCGTCGAGGTTCACGGCCTGGACAACGCCTTTCTCGCCGACAAGCCGCACTTCGAGGATGTCGTCGGCGACTTCCTGAACTTCGTCGACGGCGCCGAACTCATCATCCACAATGCGCCTTTCGATACCGGTTTCATCAACGCCGAGCTGAAGCGTCAGGGCCATCCGAAGTCGCTGGCGGACCACTGCGCCGTCCTGGATACCCTGGCGATGGCGCGCAAGAAACATCCCGGCCAGCGCAACAGCCTGGATGCCTTGTGCAAGCGCTATAACGTCAACAACGCCCACCGGGAGCTGCACGGAGCCTTGTTGGATGCCGAGATCCTGGCCGAAGTCTACCTGGCGATGACCGGCGGCCAGTCCGCCCTGATGCTGGAGGAAGACGCGGTGGGCTCGTCGGTCGATGCGGCCGCTACCCCTGCGCTGTTCGCATCGGGGCCCAGACCCGCCCTGCGGGTGATACGCTGCGGCGATGAAGATTTGCAGGCTCACGAAAAGCGTCTGGACGCCGTGGCCAAGAGCAGCGGCGGGCGCTGCGTGTGGCGGCAGGCGGAGGGCGGGCAGGGATAG
- the rnhA gene encoding ribonuclease HI has product MTDIVYLYTDGACRGNPGPGGWGVLMQYKGKEKELCGGEPDTTNNRMELMAAIRGLEALTRPSAVCVVTDSVYVSKGITEWLPNWIRRGWKTASKEPVKNADLWQRLVAAQKPHRVSWQWVKGHAGHDGNERADRLANKGIDSLHSGAKRG; this is encoded by the coding sequence ATGACCGATATCGTTTATCTCTACACCGACGGCGCTTGCCGCGGCAATCCGGGGCCCGGCGGCTGGGGCGTGCTGATGCAATACAAGGGCAAGGAAAAGGAACTCTGCGGCGGCGAGCCCGACACCACCAACAACCGCATGGAACTCATGGCGGCCATCCGCGGGCTGGAAGCCTTGACCCGTCCCTCCGCGGTCTGTGTGGTGACCGACTCGGTCTATGTCTCCAAGGGCATCACCGAATGGCTGCCCAACTGGATACGCCGGGGCTGGAAGACCGCATCCAAAGAGCCGGTGAAAAACGCGGATCTGTGGCAACGGCTGGTGGCCGCGCAAAAGCCGCATCGGGTGAGCTGGCAATGGGTCAAGGGCCACGCCGGACACGACGGCAACGAGCGCGCCGACCGGTTGGCGAACAAAGGCATAGACAGCCTCCACAGCGGGGCGAAAAGAGGCTGA
- a CDS encoding undecaprenyl-diphosphate phosphatase — MDITALLHALILGIVEGLTEFLPISSTGHLILAGDLLGFNSDKGKVFEIFIQSGAILAVCWEYRAKIYSVLRGLFSDRTSQRFVVNLIIAFIPAAVLGLLFGKAVKAHLFSPVPVATAFIVGAFVILWAERREHVVRIHSVDDLDWKDALKLGIAQTFALIPGTSRSGATIVGGLFFGLSRKAATEFSFFLAIPTLFAATAYDLYKHRDILSFDDLDLFAVGFASAFVSAFLAVRGLLRYIVRHDFTAFAWYRIAFGVAVLVTAYFGLVEWSQ; from the coding sequence ATGGACATCACCGCCCTGCTCCACGCGCTCATACTCGGCATCGTCGAAGGATTGACCGAATTCCTCCCCATCTCCAGCACCGGGCACTTGATCCTGGCCGGCGACCTGCTCGGCTTCAATTCCGACAAGGGCAAGGTCTTCGAGATCTTCATCCAGTCCGGTGCCATCCTGGCGGTGTGCTGGGAATACCGAGCCAAGATCTACAGCGTACTCCGCGGCCTGTTCAGCGATCGCACGTCCCAGCGCTTCGTCGTCAACCTCATCATCGCCTTCATTCCGGCCGCGGTGCTGGGCCTGCTGTTCGGCAAGGCGGTGAAGGCGCATTTGTTCAGCCCCGTCCCGGTCGCCACCGCCTTCATCGTCGGCGCGTTCGTGATCCTCTGGGCCGAGCGCCGCGAACATGTGGTACGCATCCACTCGGTCGACGATCTCGATTGGAAGGACGCGTTGAAGCTCGGTATCGCCCAGACTTTCGCACTGATACCCGGCACCTCCCGCTCGGGCGCGACCATCGTCGGCGGACTGTTCTTCGGCCTGTCGCGCAAGGCGGCGACCGAGTTTTCGTTTTTCCTGGCGATCCCGACCCTGTTCGCCGCGACCGCTTACGATCTGTACAAGCACCGCGACATCTTGTCTTTCGACGACCTGGACCTGTTCGCGGTCGGCTTCGCCAGCGCATTCGTCAGCGCATTCCTGGCGGTACGCGGCCTGCTGCGCTACATCGTGCGGCACGACTTCACCGCCTTCGCCTGGTATCGCATCGCGTTCGGCGTGGCCGTACTGGTGACCGCTTATTTCGGACTGGTCGAATGGTCGCAATGA